The Imtechella halotolerans DNA window TTTTCATTTTCATTTTTGAATGTTACTTTTGGGGCATTTTTTATGAAATCATTAATGTAGTGCATTAATTTGTAAAATTGTGCCCAATCTGTAAAAGGAGCATTGCTAACGTTGATATTATTATCAATTAAATTTAAGTCAGATGGGCTTTCTAAGGTCGGCCCTCCCCAAATATCAGAACGTAATTCTCCCATTCTCCATAAAGTGTAGTTATAGTTTCTGATAGTACTATAAATACCAACATGAGCTGAGCGTACAGCCTCTTCTGTATCCCAAAATCCATTATATGTAAGCGAACTTTCAGGTTTTAAATCTATATCACATCCTATGAATAGAATAAAAGATGTTATTATTAAAATATACTTTTTCATCTGCTTTGATTTTTAACGATTAGAATGTTAAACTAAGCCCAAGTGTAAATGTTTTAGGCAAAGGAAATCTACCGATATCTCTTCCAATATATTGCCCTTCATTTGGGTTGTCGGATAAAGCGGGTTCAGGAGAACTTCCGGTAAATTTTGTAAAATACTTCAAATTCGATCCAGTTATGTAAAGTCTTATAGTGTTGAAATAGTTATTAAGAAGCTCGTCATTAAGTGTGTAGCTCAATGTTACTTCTCTTAATGCCAAGTAATCCCCTTTTTCCCAAAGTCTTGAACTTCCTGATGTTAAGGAACCTTGATCACCACCACCAGCTAAATGATTGCGTTGCTGATCAACTAAATCAAATCTTGGTATATTTGAGGTAGTGTTTTCTGGTGTCCAAGAATCACGAATTTCAATTGGTCCGTTTTGATTGCCTTGAGTTTGAGCTATTCCTTTTATTCTACGTCCATTGGCTAGGTAGTGCCCTACAGCATAGTCTGTTTTTACATAAAGGTTAAAGTTTTTGATAGAAAGGTCAGAAGTTAATCCTCCTATGAAATCTGGAGTTGTCCTACCAATTACAACGCGGTCACGGTAATCAATTATGTTATCTCCATTTAGGTCTTTCCAGCGAGAATCTCCTAGAAATCTGGTATCCTTTCGATAAGCAAAATCTACAATTCTGCCAGCATCTGCGTCAATCTGGTCTTGTGTTTGATAGACACCATCAAAAACATAGGCTGTAATAAGGTCATAACCATTACGCTTGCCTTCTTGAAGACCTCCAACATATTTAGTTTCTCCTGTTGCCGGGTCATATATTTCCGTCCCATCTTGCCTATTGTTAGTTACTCCATTATTTGGAAGTGTTTTAGCGTAATTTTTTACAGTAAAAAATGTACCGCCAATATTCCATTTTATGTCGTCATTGGCAATTGCTTTCACGTTAAATTCTAATTCTAATCCCTTATTACGTAATGTGCCGTTATTTGTTGTAATACTAGTAAAGCCAGTCCAAAGTGGTAATGTTAAATTGGAGTGTTTATCTATAACATCTCTTATAAAATAGTCCGCTATAATTGTAGCTCTATTGTTAAATAATCCAAGGTCTACCCCAAAATTAAGGGTTGTCGATCGCTCCCATTTTAAATCCAATAAAGGTAATCCTGTATTTGCATATCCTGTTTGGGAATTGTAAACTTGCATCTGTCCATAAACTCCATAAGTTCCGAAGTTTGAAAGCGTTTCAATATTACCATTTACACCATAGCTGATACGTGGTTTTAAGCTGTTAATAAATTGATTAATAGAAGACTCCTTGTAAAATGATTCGTTATGAACATTCCATCCGGAAGATATGCCGGGGAAGAAATCATATTTTTCATTACCTAATCGGGAGGTTCCATCCTTTCTAAAAGTCAAGCCAAATAAGTACTTATTATCAAAATCGTAATTGAGTTGCCCAAAATATGAGTTAATGGCGTAAGAAGTCTTACTTGATGATGGAAGGTTTTCAATTTCCGGGCCAACATTCATAGTGTATATAAGATCTGTTGGCGAAAGACGAGTTGAAGCATTTAAGTTGAAACGATTCTCTCTAAAGTATTCATGACCAACTAAAGCGTTTAGATTATGTTTGTTTAGGAAATTCTTTTTATAACTAATGACTGATGTTATCTGATTTCTTAATATTCTGTCGTAATTCGCAAAAGCCACTCGGGCGGTATTTAAGGATCCAGAATTTAGATAAGCTTTGTTAAAACCTTCGTCTGTATTATTAACTGAAAAGTAACTTCCACGAACCATATAGTTGAAATTTGGTAAAAATTTCCAATCGAACTGGACGGAAGATGTAATTCTCTGTTCTAAATTTGTTCTTACAAATTTATCTCTATAATAGAGAGGGTTTCCAAAGCCGAGATAAGTGCCGGGTTGTAATTCATTAGAGAGGCTTCCATCAAGATTGTTATTGTAAATTCTAGAAGTTGGTGCTATACCGGCATTACGTTGGAAAATATTATAAATATTGTCAAATGGTTTGTTGAAATTTGAATGTGCATAAACAATGTTCGCTGTGGATTTGAAATTATCAGTTATATTGTATGAAGCAGACAGAGTTCCTGAATAGCGCTTAAAATGCGAGCCAAATACCAAGCCTTTATCATCTAAGTAGCCTAATCCTAAGTAGTAATTTCCTTTGTCATTTCCGCCATCAAAAGATAGGGTATAATCATTTGTATAGCTGTTTTGATAGATTAAATCAGACATTTTATTTTCTTGGAAAATAAGTGCTGTGCCTGGGTTAACTGGGTCATCAATAGTTTGCCAACCAGGGTAGTTTAGTAAATGTCGGTTGGAATCATTCAGTATCATTGTGGTATAAATCGAATTAGTTGTATTATTTCCTGTAGCGGCTGCGTTATTGCCTGTTAGGAATTGATTTAGCCAGTTTGTACCTCTTACCATTTGAGAGTTTTTTACGGCCATACGGTTGAATTTCACGTAATCAGCCGCCCCTAAATATTGCATAGGATCTTCTCTCCTTTTGTTAATGCTAAGTTTGCTCTTGAAACTTATGTTTGACCTACCAGATTTTCCTTTTTTAGTTGAAATGAGAACTACTCCATTAGCTGCTCTCGCTCCATATATAGCTGTTGAAGCAGCATCTTTTAGGACTTCTATTGATTCTATGTCATCAGAGTTTAAAGCAAAGAAACTACCAGGTACCCCATCTATAAGAATTAGGGGAGATCCATTTCCTCCCCATTGTGTACCTCCTCTTAGAACAAGAACAGGTGTCGCTCCAGGTTGTCCTGTTGATTGTGTAACCTGTAAACCTGCAATTGTACCTTGAAGTGATGTTGCTACATTAGAACGGCTTGCACTCTCGAGTACTTTGGTGTTTAGTTTTGAAACAGATGTAGCCATAGTATTTCTTTGTTGTGTGGCGTAACCGGTTACTACTACCTCATCTAAAGCATTGAATTCTTCCTGTAGTATTACATTAATAATGGTTTGGTTTTCTACAAGGATGTTTTGTGTTGCAAATCCAACGAAGCTAATAATTAGTGTTGCTCCTTTTGGGGCTTCAATTGAAAAGTTTCCGTCGAAATCGGTTTGGGTCCCTTTAGAAGTTCCTTTTATGAGGATGGTGGCGCCCATCAAAGGAATTTGGTCTGAAGCCGAAGTGACTGTGCCGGTAATTATCCTATCCTGTGCATTTCCTATTAAGGGAATCCATAGGAGTAGTACCGTCATTGCGTACATGATGTAACTCTTTTTCATGACTAGTGTTGTTTTTGGATTAGTTAATTAATTGTATTATGTATAACATAAATCAAATGTATTAAAAAAAATATTAAATCCAATAAAAATTATTATTTCACAGTTATTTAGGTATTTACTTGAGTGATATTATGGTATTTTTACTGTATAAAATAGAGCTATTGGCAATATGTCATACATATTAATTTTTTTTTATATTTTTACAGCAAACATAAATTTCTGCTTATCATGATGTTTAGAAGATTGGTTTTCAGTGTAGCTATTCTGTTGTTATCTTCCGGGTTTTTAGTAGCTCAAGAAGGAAGAACTTTAATTTCGTGGGAAAATAGGGCTTCATTGCCAACAGATCTTGGGATTAATGGAGCCTTCATTGGGCAACATAATGGCGTAATATTAATTGCAGGAGGTGCCAATTTTCCAAATAAACCTGTGTGGGAGGGGGGGCAAAAACAATGGTATAATACTATTTATGCACTTAGTAAAGACGGAAAAGGTAATTGGGAAGTAATTAGTTCCGTTCAAAAGTTGCCTAAACCACTTGCCTATGGTGTGGCAGTGAGTACGCTACATGGCGTACTATGTGTTGGAGGTGAATCTGTGGATGGATTTTCTAATGCTGCATTTTTGTTGAAATGGGATTCTAAGACTAAACAGGTTAAGATACAATTATTGCCAGAAATGCCATATCCACTTGCTCATATGGGAGGTGACGTGGTCGGTGATAAATTATATCTTGTTGGTGGTCAGAAGAAACCAGGAGGTAATTCAACGGATTCATTTCTTTCTTTAACATTATCTTCTGATCTTGAAACACATGCATATCGTTGGGAAAAATTAGTCAACTTTGAAGGTGCTCCACGAATTCAACCTGTGGTAGTTTCACAAAATGATGGTAAAGAAGATTTATTATATGTTTTTAGTGGAGCTAAAGTGGATCCAAATACCAAGCCTTCTTATGAAATGTTAACTGATGTCTATGCATATAGTAGCAAAAAGAAACAGTGGTTTAAAAAAAATCCAATTCCAAATAATGAAACTCCAGGCATAACCGGTGGCTATGTTGCTGCTGCTCCTGCATATAAGACAGGTGATGCTCATATAGTCATATTAGGTGGTGCAGGAGGGCCAAAACAATATTTATATGAACGATTAGCTATTGAGGACCAGATATCACAAATAGATGATCAACAAAAGGAAAACATAACTTCTCTACGTAATAAACAAAATGAGCTTTTAAAGAAAACTTCCTTTTCAAATACTGTTTGGGCATATCACACTATTACCGATACTTGGGTAAAGAGAGGGGATCTACCTTTTGAAACCCCAGTTGTTACTACGGCCATAATGTATAAAAATGAAGTAGTTCTCGCCGGAGGAGAAGTTAGCCCAGGTGTTCGTACCAATGCCATTTATGTGGGTCATATAGATCCCTATAAACCTTCTTTTGGATGGGCGAATTATTTAACTTTGGGAGTGTATTTAAGTCTGATGATTCTAATGGGTTGGTATTTTTCCAGAAGAAACAAAAGTACAGATGATTATTTTTTAGGAGGAGGGCGTATACCATGGTGGGCAGCAGGTTTGAGTATATATGCAACCATGTTGAGTGCCATTACATATTTATCACAACCTGCATTAGCATATGCCTTCGATTGGCAGGCATATTTAGGGTATTTTACTGTTTTACTTATTGTACCAATTGTCATTACATTTTACCTGCCTTTTTTTAGAAGATTAAAAATAACTACAGCTTATGAGTATTTAGAAAAACGATTCCACATAGTTGTCCGGGTTTTTGGTAGCGCATCATTCGTGTTGTTTCAATTAGCTCGAATGGGTATAGTTGTTTATTTGCCAGCATTAGCCATATCCACTGTTACAGGAATCGATATTTATATGGCAATTATCCTTATGGGTTTATTGGCAATTCTTTATACAGTAATGGGGGGTATTGAAGCTGTAATTTGGACGGATGTGATTCAAGTTATTGTCTTAATAGCTGGGTTGATCATTGGATTAATATATATAGGGACCTCAATAGGTGATGTTGGTTATATTTTCGAAACAGCTTGGAAAGACAGTAAGCTTCAACTTTTTGATTTTCGACTTAGTTCAACAGAGGTAGTTACTTGGTCACTTTTTTTAGGATCATTTGCATTAAATTTTGCTCCATATACAACGGATCAAGCTGTTGTGCAGAGGTATTTAACAACTTCTGATGAAAAACAAGCACGAAAAAGTATTTGGATGAATGGAATAATTACAATTCCAGCGGGATTATTGATATTTTCAATGGGAACATTTTTATATGTTTATTTTAAAGAACATCCTGATTTTCTTTCAGTAGGAATGCAAAATGACGGTGTTTTTCCATTGTTTATTGCTGATCATTTACCACCAGGTATAGCTGGTTTAGTTATTGCGGGAATTTATTCGGCTTCCATGTCAAGTTTGGATAGCAGTATGCACAGTATTTCTACAGTTTTTACTGTTGATTATTTTAAGCGATTTTCTTCTAAATACTCAGAGATAAAAGGACTTAAGATTGCTAAGTGGGTGACTATAGTAGTAGGTATTTTAGGTACAGGTATTGCTTGTTTAATGGCAACTTATCCGGTAACATCTCTTTTCTTCTTTTTTCAAGAAGTGGTTGGACTTTTTGGGAGTGCTTTAGCCGGAATTTTTATCCTCGGAATTTTTCTTAAAAGGTCAAATTGGGTGGGGGCTCTTTCTGGAGCGTTAATGAGTGTAATTGTACTGATATTTATTAAATATTACACCCCTTTAAACTTCTATATATATCCTTTGATTGCCATTCCTGTTTGTGTGATAGGTGGATATATAATTAGTTTAATTACACCTCAATTCCGTACGCCAACTGAGGGTTTGGTGTATGGTAAGCATCTAAAAAATAAGAGTAGTGAATAATATCGGAAAATATAAATATTATAGTACCTTAGCATTTGAAAACTATATGCACTAAAAAACAATTATTTCGAAATATATAGATTAGGAAACGAAAACAACACATATTACCATGAATCATTCCATAACCGATGCTATTAAGCGCATTAGTTTTCAAAAGGCTGGATTGTTTGAAGAAACGCGATTCGAAAAAGTTCATAACATCATTTTTAATGATGCATACGAGGCTTCTATCGTAGTTGCACATGAAATCGCACAACTTATCCGTCAAAAGCAAGTTGAAAATAAACCTTGTATTTTGGGCCTAGCAACAGGCTCTTCTCCAACTAAAGTCTATGAAGAATTAGTCCGCTTGCACAAAGAAGAAGGACTTAGTTTTTACAATGTAATTACCTTTAATTTAGATGAGTATTATCCTATGTCCAAGGAAAGTGTTCATAGTTATTGGTACTTTATGCATGAGCATCTTTTTAACCATATCGATATTCCATCTAAAAATATTAATATTCCTGATGGGATGATAGCTCAGGATGAAGTGATCCAATATTGTTTGGATTATGATCGGAAAATAGAAGAAGTTGGTGGGCTGGATTTTCAATTATTAGGCATAGGAAGAACAGGTCACATAGGTTTTAACGAGCCTGGTTCTCACCAGAATTCAGGAACACGTATTATTACTTTGGACCATGTTACAAGGGCCGATGCTGCTCCTTCTTTTTTAGGGTTGAGCAATGTTCCAAAACGTGCTATAACCATGGGGATACAAACAGTACGTAAATCGAAAAGAATTGTATTGCTTGCTTGGGGGCAAAATAAAGCAGAGATTATTAAGGAAACTGTGGAAGGTGAGGTGTCTTCTGAGGTGCCAGCAACCTACCTTCAAGAGCACAATAACACAACATTTGTATTAGATAATGGCGCTGCTTCTCAACTTACTAGGGTAAAAACACCTTGGTTGGTTAGTGACTGTGTCTGGGACGAAGAGCTTAAAGGTAGAGCTATAGTATGGCTTTGTGAACGTTTGAATAAATCTATTCTGAGTTTAACAGATAAGGATTACAATGATAATGGAATGTCTAGCCTTTTAGCATTGGGCGGATCTGCTTATCAATTAAATGTTCAAATGTTTAATAAGTTGCAACATACCATTACTGGTTGGCCAGGAGGAAAACCCAATGCAGATGATTCTTCAAGACCTGAACGTGAGTATCCGCACCAAAAAAGAGTACTTATTTTCAGTCCGCATCCTGATGATGATGTAATTTCAATGGGAGGAACATTTGATAGATTAGTTGAGCAAGGTCATATTGTTCATGTTGCGTATCAAACCTCCGGAAACATTGCGGTTTCAGATCATGAAGCATTAAAGTTTGCTGAAGTTTCAAAAGATATGGCACAAGGAGAGAACTGTTCATTTCTAAATGAAATTATCAACCAGCTAACGAATAAGAGTGAAAATGAAATTGACTCGCCCGAAGTACGTCGTTTAAAAGGACTTATTAGAAAAGGTGAATCCTTGGCTGCAACACGTTTTGAGGGAGTACCTGATAACCAAGTTCATTTTTTAAACTTACCGTTTTATGAAACTGGGACTATTAAAAAGAATCCACTTGGAGAAGCCGATATTCAGATTCTTTGTGATATAATAGAAGAGGTACAACCTCATCAGATATATGCCGCAGGTGATTTAGCAGATCCACATGGGACTCATAAAGTTTGTTTGGATGGTATATTTGCAGCAATTGAGCGCTTAAAAATCCAACCTTTTATGAAGGAATGTTGGGTATGGCTTTATAGAGGAGCTTGGCACGAATGGGATATACATGAAATTGAGATGGCAGTTCCAATGAGTCCTGATCAGGTACTAAAAAAACGTCAGGCTATATTCTTCCATCAATCTCAAAAAGATGGCGTAATGTTTCAAGGAGATGATTTACGTGAATTTTGGCAACGTGCCGAAGATCGTAATAGGGAAACTGCTCAGAAGTACAGGATGCTTGGGCTTGCCGAGTATGCTGCTCTAGAGGCCTTCCGCCGTTACCACTTCTAACATATCGTATTTTAAAAACAATAAGTGCTATCTTTGAAATCTAAAAACCTTTATATGGTCAATGCGATTTTGAAGAAAGCACTTGTTTTTTTTATTCCTATAATACTAATTGCTTGTGAAAGTAAATCCACTGGTGAAACTAGAGATGTAAAGCGGGAACCTAAGACTATTGATTTGCCTCAGTTCCAGATGGTCGGAATGACTGATTCTCTCACAAAACTAGTATCCAATTGGCCAGAGTTTAAAGAACTTCAAACGACCTTAGCATTTATTGGACCTGGATTTGAACAAAAGGATCGAAAACCTAAACCAGTATATATTACTGAAAAAGACAGGGAGGTTACATACAAACAATTTTCAATAGATGCAGCTGAATTCTCTAAAAGTGATGCAGAAGCAACTTTAGATGTAAGAGAAGCGACTGAAGGATATAATACTATTTATCAATTGAAAAGTCTAGGGGCTACTGAATATCCACATATTTATTGGACAGAGAATCTAAAAGGGGGAATAGAGTATCAGCTTTCATGTTACGTTAAGGCGGCTACAGCTACCGAAGCTTCTTTGAGATATGCTCATACTGTTTTACCTGAGATAGCAGGGACTCAAACTTTCGATTTGAATAAAGGTGAAATCCTTAATGACGTAATAATAGGTAAAATTACTCCTTTGGCCACTGATTGGAAAAAAATCACTATTCGCTTCTTTGTTGAAGAGGACGGTCGGTTTTTATTACAATTAGCACCCAAAACTAATAGTTTTAATACCGATTATATTTATTTCTATAATTTTCAATTAGAGGCTCCAGGTTCTACTATTGGTCAATTACGTTTAATGGATGAAGGGGTTGATATAGAGAAGAAAAAATCGTTGGTGGTTAAAAGTTCATACGAGGGATTATATTATCTTTTAATTGATGTTGAGAGTGCGATAATTAATTTAGAAAAATCAATTGCCACAGATAATTTAAATGCACCTGCAGTACATAGTAGAATGGTTTTACTCTCTACGTATGTTAAAGAATTACGTGACGGAGTTGCTAACAACCAACATATAAGTAAAAAAGAAATATTATCTGAATTAAAGAAAATTGAGACGGCATATAACCAAATGATTATTCAAATGAATAGTTTGGTTAATGATAATATAGATCAATATCTTAAAGAGATTGGGGAGCCTGTTATTGATTCGGCTGATGGAAGTAAACCAATAAAAAATCCATTATATGAAGAAAATTAAATTTTTAGCACTTTTTTGGTTCTTTTTATCGACTAACTCTTGGGGTCAAAATGAAGCTATTGAGGCGATTAATAATGTGATAGATTCATGGCATAAAGCTGCTTCTGTTGCTGATTTTGACTCGTATTTTTCACACATGACTCAGGATGGTGTCTTTCTAGGGACTGATGCAACTGAAAATTGGCAAAATCAAGAATTTAGAACCTTTTCTAAACCTTATTTTGATAAAGGAAAAGCTTGGAGTTTTACTTCTTTAGAGCGAAATATATACGTAGATCAAGGAGGAGAACTAGCATGGTTTGATGAGTTATTAGATACTCAAATGAAGTTATGTAGGGGATCAGGTGTTTTAAAAAAGATTGATGGAAATTGGAAAATAGCACATTATGTCCTCTCAATTGCAATTCCTAATGATACTATTTCAGAAGTAATCCAACTTAAAAAGGATAATGATGAAAAACTAACTTCCATCTTAAAATCCAAAAAGCAATAAATAAATAATCCCGAAGTAAGATTCGGGATTATTTATTGTAAGGATAACTACATTTCAGCTTTTCGGTTTAATAAAGCTTGACGAATAGTTTTTGCAAGATTAAAATCAGGAGCAAGAACGATGGCTTCTTTGACCAATGCCAAGGCTTCATCTACCTTGGTTTGATCTTTATTAAACACTGTCAAACCTTTCATATAAGTAAATGCCGCTTTTGCAGGAACTTGATATGGATTTTGCGTTTCGTAAAATGCAATCATATCTTCTTCTTTGCAGTTTGCTAACCCATACTCTACAGATTTAGTAGCCTCTTCATACTTTCCAGCTTGAATTTGAAGGTCTACCATCTCGTATGCAACATAAATATCAGGATACTTCTGGAATAAAAGTTCATATTGTTCAAGGGAGCGTTCAGCTTGATTAACTGATTTTAAAGAAGCCGCTTTCACTTCCAAGGCTAATTTAGACGCGTTTGCATCCTTTTCAATGCCTAATACATTTAACGCAGGAATGTATTGGTTTCCTGAAAAATATAAATATGCAAGGGTGTCTTTACGAGCCTGGTTAGGCTGTAAAATAGTAAGATGAGTTAATGCATTGATGGATCCTTGCAAGTCTCCCTGCATCCTCATTTGCTTGTAAAAAGCTTCGTAATGTTTTATTAATACATCATTGGATTGAGCTTGCAAGCTAAATCCTCCCATCATCACAATAAGAAATAAAACTTTTTTCATTTTAGGTTATTTATATGTTGAGGTGCCAAATCTATTAAAATAATTCTAGTAATCTCTAAATGAATAGCTAAAGATTTTAAAGTAAGTGCGAAAAAGTGAAGTTAAGTTCGGTAGTAACTTTAGATGAGGATACGAATTTACCTAGTGAAGGACCGTTTTCTTCAAAATGAGGTAAGGCTATGGATCTGTCAAGCGCAGCATTAGTGTAGTAATTCCTCTTGGAAGGATGCCAGGGGTAAACTACATTGAAGATTTCACCCCATTTTTTATCCCGAATAATTGCTTTTATTATATCAATTACGTCATAATGATGAACTAGATTAATAGGACTTTGAGGGCTCTTGATTTCTGTCTTTCCACTTAGGTGTTTTATAGGGTGCCTATGTTCTCCGATTAGGCCCCCTAAACGAATAATCGTGGTTAATTGGCTTAAGTTGTCGTTTTGTATAAAAAGAGATTCTGCCTCAAGAAGTTGTTTCCCGTTTATTGAATCAGAAAGCATAGCTGTATTTTCAGTTATTACTGGAAATGTTACTGAATCAGCGTAAACAGAAGTTGAACTAGCAAAAAGAATTTTCGGTAATTTATTAGTTGGCAGCTCATTTATTAAGTAAGCTATTTTACTAGAGTAATTTTCATTAGGGGATTTACGAAGAGCTGGTGGGATGTTAATAATAAGTATATCAAGATCTTTAAGAAATGTGTTCAGATCTCCTGTAATACCTTCTTGACTTAAGCATACTATAAAGGCTTCGATACCAGCTTCTTTTAGAGTTGATAGTTTTTCTTCTGATGTAGTGGTGCCTCGTACGCTAAATCCATCAGCCAAAAGTTTTTGGGCTAATGGGAAACCAAGCCATCCACAGCCTAATATTCCTATTTTCAAAATTGTACTGTTTTTGTAATTATTATAGCATCATTGAGAACGAAAGGCATTGGAATGCTATTTTTTGGACGTTTAGGGATGCTGAATAGTTCATGATTAAGTAAATTATTAGAAGCTTCCATTAGGGTAATCTCAAGCTTTTCGTTCGAGGGTATAACCAATTCTAATAAAGTGGGCTCATTTGTGCTAATATAGTGGGTAACTAAACGTGATTTTCGATTGGGGTCATTTAGAAAGTCTTTAGATAAAGGTACTGAATTTACTGTCGCATCATGTATTGTAATATTATTTGTATAAACTTCCAATCTATTTACATTTCGTTGTGGCTCAATAGCTATGGAAAGGTATTTTTTGTTGCCTATTATGGTGTCCTTTTGGGTACGAATCAAAGGTGATTTAATTTCTTTTATTGGAGCTTTAGTTATATATGAAAATCCAGTTTTATATTTACTACTCAAGGTTGTTCCTATAGCACTGTCAACAGATGTTTTCTTGTCTGTTATGTACTGTTCATTCCATGGGTCAAGTATTGTATTGTAAGTAAGCCAATAGGCCTTCTGGGTATCTGCATTTAAAAGATACACTAAACTACTAGGCCAAGGTCGATCAATGGTAAAGTTGGCCATTGAGTGCGCTTTGATAATAAAGGCTGTAGCAATAATTAGTAGTAGTCCTGATAATTCTTTTTTTCTCTTATATTCCCCAAAAACAGGTATTAATAATCCAAAAATTAGTACTACAAAAATACAACTTGCCACCAACATCTTTAAACCTAATCCAACAGGAAACATTTGGACCATAGGAGTAAATAATGAAATTAATGGAATACTCAATAGCACGGCCCAAATATAATTTGGTTTTTTATCGATCAATTTAATGTAGAGTATAACAAGGGCTGCAATAACAGGAATGATAAAGAAAGCTGCACCCGGAAGTTTCCAAGCCATCAGAGATGCAATGATTAACCATACAAATAGTGGTGCAATCATCAAATTAGTAGTGCTGATTGTCTTTGTTTTATGATATCCATAGAAGCATAGTGCAGTAGTAAGTAAGAAAAATGAAATGATGTATTCATATCCGTTGTATGTAAATCCATGAAGGATGTCATTGTATTGTGGATAGATGTATAGAAGTATTTTCCAACCATAATATCCAAGTAGGCCGCCTATAAGAAGCATAGAAAGGAAAACGATAAATCCCTTACCAATAGAAGTCCATTGAAGCTTCTTTTTGCGAATGCCATAGATTAAGAGGACTGTGAAAAGTAATGTGGAAAGTAACAACATTGGTATT harbors:
- a CDS encoding SusC/RagA family TonB-linked outer membrane protein; protein product: MKKSYIMYAMTVLLLWIPLIGNAQDRIITGTVTSASDQIPLMGATILIKGTSKGTQTDFDGNFSIEAPKGATLIISFVGFATQNILVENQTIINVILQEEFNALDEVVVTGYATQQRNTMATSVSKLNTKVLESASRSNVATSLQGTIAGLQVTQSTGQPGATPVLVLRGGTQWGGNGSPLILIDGVPGSFFALNSDDIESIEVLKDAASTAIYGARAANGVVLISTKKGKSGRSNISFKSKLSINKRREDPMQYLGAADYVKFNRMAVKNSQMVRGTNWLNQFLTGNNAAATGNNTTNSIYTTMILNDSNRHLLNYPGWQTIDDPVNPGTALIFQENKMSDLIYQNSYTNDYTLSFDGGNDKGNYYLGLGYLDDKGLVFGSHFKRYSGTLSASYNITDNFKSTANIVYAHSNFNKPFDNIYNIFQRNAGIAPTSRIYNNNLDGSLSNELQPGTYLGFGNPLYYRDKFVRTNLEQRITSSVQFDWKFLPNFNYMVRGSYFSVNNTDEGFNKAYLNSGSLNTARVAFANYDRILRNQITSVISYKKNFLNKHNLNALVGHEYFRENRFNLNASTRLSPTDLIYTMNVGPEIENLPSSSKTSYAINSYFGQLNYDFDNKYLFGLTFRKDGTSRLGNEKYDFFPGISSGWNVHNESFYKESSINQFINSLKPRISYGVNGNIETLSNFGTYGVYGQMQVYNSQTGYANTGLPLLDLKWERSTTLNFGVDLGLFNNRATIIADYFIRDVIDKHSNLTLPLWTGFTSITTNNGTLRNKGLELEFNVKAIANDDIKWNIGGTFFTVKNYAKTLPNNGVTNNRQDGTEIYDPATGETKYVGGLQEGKRNGYDLITAYVFDGVYQTQDQIDADAGRIVDFAYRKDTRFLGDSRWKDLNGDNIIDYRDRVVIGRTTPDFIGGLTSDLSIKNFNLYVKTDYAVGHYLANGRRIKGIAQTQGNQNGPIEIRDSWTPENTTSNIPRFDLVDQQRNHLAGGGDQGSLTSGSSRLWEKGDYLALREVTLSYTLNDELLNNYFNTIRLYITGSNLKYFTKFTGSSPEPALSDNPNEGQYIGRDIGRFPLPKTFTLGLSLTF
- a CDS encoding sodium:solute symporter family transporter; its protein translation is MMFRRLVFSVAILLLSSGFLVAQEGRTLISWENRASLPTDLGINGAFIGQHNGVILIAGGANFPNKPVWEGGQKQWYNTIYALSKDGKGNWEVISSVQKLPKPLAYGVAVSTLHGVLCVGGESVDGFSNAAFLLKWDSKTKQVKIQLLPEMPYPLAHMGGDVVGDKLYLVGGQKKPGGNSTDSFLSLTLSSDLETHAYRWEKLVNFEGAPRIQPVVVSQNDGKEDLLYVFSGAKVDPNTKPSYEMLTDVYAYSSKKKQWFKKNPIPNNETPGITGGYVAAAPAYKTGDAHIVILGGAGGPKQYLYERLAIEDQISQIDDQQKENITSLRNKQNELLKKTSFSNTVWAYHTITDTWVKRGDLPFETPVVTTAIMYKNEVVLAGGEVSPGVRTNAIYVGHIDPYKPSFGWANYLTLGVYLSLMILMGWYFSRRNKSTDDYFLGGGRIPWWAAGLSIYATMLSAITYLSQPALAYAFDWQAYLGYFTVLLIVPIVITFYLPFFRRLKITTAYEYLEKRFHIVVRVFGSASFVLFQLARMGIVVYLPALAISTVTGIDIYMAIILMGLLAILYTVMGGIEAVIWTDVIQVIVLIAGLIIGLIYIGTSIGDVGYIFETAWKDSKLQLFDFRLSSTEVVTWSLFLGSFALNFAPYTTDQAVVQRYLTTSDEKQARKSIWMNGIITIPAGLLIFSMGTFLYVYFKEHPDFLSVGMQNDGVFPLFIADHLPPGIAGLVIAGIYSASMSSLDSSMHSISTVFTVDYFKRFSSKYSEIKGLKIAKWVTIVVGILGTGIACLMATYPVTSLFFFFQEVVGLFGSALAGIFILGIFLKRSNWVGALSGALMSVIVLIFIKYYTPLNFYIYPLIAIPVCVIGGYIISLITPQFRTPTEGLVYGKHLKNKSSE
- the nagB gene encoding glucosamine-6-phosphate deaminase; protein product: MNHSITDAIKRISFQKAGLFEETRFEKVHNIIFNDAYEASIVVAHEIAQLIRQKQVENKPCILGLATGSSPTKVYEELVRLHKEEGLSFYNVITFNLDEYYPMSKESVHSYWYFMHEHLFNHIDIPSKNINIPDGMIAQDEVIQYCLDYDRKIEEVGGLDFQLLGIGRTGHIGFNEPGSHQNSGTRIITLDHVTRADAAPSFLGLSNVPKRAITMGIQTVRKSKRIVLLAWGQNKAEIIKETVEGEVSSEVPATYLQEHNNTTFVLDNGAASQLTRVKTPWLVSDCVWDEELKGRAIVWLCERLNKSILSLTDKDYNDNGMSSLLALGGSAYQLNVQMFNKLQHTITGWPGGKPNADDSSRPEREYPHQKRVLIFSPHPDDDVISMGGTFDRLVEQGHIVHVAYQTSGNIAVSDHEALKFAEVSKDMAQGENCSFLNEIINQLTNKSENEIDSPEVRRLKGLIRKGESLAATRFEGVPDNQVHFLNLPFYETGTIKKNPLGEADIQILCDIIEEVQPHQIYAAGDLADPHGTHKVCLDGIFAAIERLKIQPFMKECWVWLYRGAWHEWDIHEIEMAVPMSPDQVLKKRQAIFFHQSQKDGVMFQGDDLREFWQRAEDRNRETAQKYRMLGLAEYAALEAFRRYHF